DNA from Cryomorphaceae bacterium:
TATTGGGCGTATCGAAAGGCGCGTCGGAGGCCGAAATCAAAAAAGCCTATCGCAAACTTGCGCTCAAATACCACCCCGATAAAAACCCCGACGATAAGGACGCTGAAACCAAATTCAAAGAGGCAGCCGAGGCTTATGAAGTCCTGAGCAACGCCGATAAGCGCGCTAAATACGACCGTTTTGGCCACGCCGGTATGGGCGGAGCTGCCGGAGGTGGTTTTGGTGGCGGCATGAGCATGGACGATATCTTCAGCCAGTTTGGCGATATTTTCGGAGGTGGCTTTGGCGGTGGTTTCAGTGGTTTTGGTGGCGGTCAGCGCGGTCGCCGTACCTTTAAAGGCAGTAACCTGCGTGTTCGGGTAAAGCTGACCCTGGAGGATATTGTGTACGGGGTTGAGAAAAAACTCAAGGTAAACCGACTGGTACAGGCCGAAGGTGTTGAAATGAGCACCTGCCGAACCTGTGGCGGTACAGGTCAGGTTACCCGCGTAACCAATACCATCCTCGGCCAAATGCAAACCAGCTCTACCTGTCCGCAGTGCAACGGGCTGGGTCAAACCGTAAAATCTGCTCCCCCGGGTGCCGATGCGCATGGTTTAAAGCGCGAGGAGGACGTTGTAACGGTCAATATTCCGCCCGGCGTGGAAGAGGGCATGCAGCTCACCATGAGCGGCAAAGGAAATGCCGCCCCGATGGGAGGAATCAACGGCGACCTGCTCATTCTGGTAGAGGAAGAGGAACACCCCACCCTGAAACGCAACGGAAATGATCTTTACTACGAGCTGTACATCAGTTTTCTGGATGCAGCCCTTGGAGCCGCGGCCGAGGTGCCCCTGGTGCGCGGAAAAGCCAAAATCAAAATTGAGCCCGGAACCCAAAGTGGAAAGTTTGTGCGCCTGCGGGGCAAGGGAGTACCCAACCTGCAGGGCGGTGGCGCCGGCGATTTGCTGGTGAACATCAACGTATGGACGCCCCAGCAACTATCTTCTGCAGAAAAGGCTGCCCTCGAAGGACTGCGCGCTTCCGAAAATTTTCAGCCCAATCCCACCAACCGCGATAAGAGCTTCTTCCAGAAGGTGAAAGAAATGTTCGGATGATACTCTACAACGTAACCGTAAGCATTGACCACGACGTAGCCGACGAATGGCTGCACTGGATGAAAACCAAACACATCCCCGATGTGATGGCTACCGGTCTTTTCATTGAGAACAAAATTGCGCGTATCCTGGCCGACGAGGAAGGTGGAAAAGCCTATTCCATACAGTATTTCCTGCGCACCATGGACGATTATGAGCGCTACCAGGAAAAGCACGCACCGCGGCTTCAGGCCGAACACAGCCAACGATACGCCGGAAAATTTGCCGCATTCCGTACCTTGCTGCACGTGATTCATCAGCAAGATGGTACGGCCTAAAAAACACCTCGGACAGCACTTTCTCACCAATACAGGCGTAGCCGAAAAAATAGCCGGCAGCCTCACCGGACACGGAAACTACCGCCATCTGCTCGAAATTGGCCCCGGTACGGGTGCACTTACCCGTCATTTGCTGCCGCTTCCTTACGAATTGCACCTGGCGGAAATCGACACAGAGTCGGTAGCCTTTCTCAACGAGCACTACCCGCAGTTAAGCGGCCGTGTGCACGAGCACGACTTTCTTGCCATGGAGCTTTCAGCACTTTTT
Protein-coding regions in this window:
- the dnaJ gene encoding molecular chaperone DnaJ, which produces MAKRDFYEVLGVSKGASEAEIKKAYRKLALKYHPDKNPDDKDAETKFKEAAEAYEVLSNADKRAKYDRFGHAGMGGAAGGGFGGGMSMDDIFSQFGDIFGGGFGGGFSGFGGGQRGRRTFKGSNLRVRVKLTLEDIVYGVEKKLKVNRLVQAEGVEMSTCRTCGGTGQVTRVTNTILGQMQTSSTCPQCNGLGQTVKSAPPGADAHGLKREEDVVTVNIPPGVEEGMQLTMSGKGNAAPMGGINGDLLILVEEEEHPTLKRNGNDLYYELYISFLDAALGAAAEVPLVRGKAKIKIEPGTQSGKFVRLRGKGVPNLQGGGAGDLLVNINVWTPQQLSSAEKAALEGLRASENFQPNPTNRDKSFFQKVKEMFG
- a CDS encoding DUF4286 family protein; its protein translation is MILYNVTVSIDHDVADEWLHWMKTKHIPDVMATGLFIENKIARILADEEGGKAYSIQYFLRTMDDYERYQEKHAPRLQAEHSQRYAGKFAAFRTLLHVIHQQDGTA